The following are encoded together in the Bacteroidales bacterium MB20-C3-3 genome:
- a CDS encoding PhzF family phenazine biosynthesis protein, with translation MKIVSYQVDSFTDKVFGGNPAVVVLLENSLPDTLLKLIARENAAPETAFILKTESGYNLRWFTPDIEMDLCGHATLASAHILFTERSDGVSEVVFNTVSGPLAVKRESDYYLMNFPVREGVPASLPEEIFDSLNIKPKEIFKARDYMLVYPSQNEVESIEINRSIFDEININPGGVIITAPGRDCDFVSRFFTPQATILEDPVTGSAHCTLAPYWAKRLRKSVLQAKQISSRGGVLECRIEDSGVVIKGKAVTYSKSEIYITE, from the coding sequence ATGAAAATAGTATCATATCAGGTTGACTCTTTTACAGATAAGGTCTTTGGTGGAAATCCTGCAGTTGTTGTTCTCCTGGAAAACTCCCTGCCGGATACCCTCCTAAAACTTATTGCAAGAGAGAACGCAGCACCTGAGACTGCTTTTATTCTTAAAACTGAATCCGGATACAATCTCAGATGGTTTACCCCGGACATAGAGATGGACCTTTGCGGTCACGCTACACTAGCATCTGCTCATATACTTTTTACAGAGAGGTCAGATGGTGTCAGCGAAGTTGTATTTAATACTGTTTCAGGGCCTCTTGCCGTGAAGAGGGAGAGTGATTACTACCTTATGAACTTTCCGGTAAGAGAGGGTGTTCCCGCATCATTACCTGAGGAGATATTTGACAGCCTTAACATCAAACCAAAAGAGATATTCAAGGCGAGAGACTATATGCTTGTTTATCCTTCCCAAAATGAGGTTGAGTCAATAGAGATTAACAGATCAATCTTTGATGAGATTAACATTAATCCCGGAGGGGTAATAATAACAGCTCCCGGCAGAGATTGTGACTTTGTATCCAGGTTTTTTACACCTCAGGCAACAATTCTGGAAGATCCGGTTACAGGCAGTGCCCATTGTACTCTGGCTCCTTACTGGGCTAAAAGATTAAGAAAGAGTGTTCTTCAGGCAAAACAGATTAGCAGCAGAGGCGGTGTTCTTGAATGCAGAATTGAAGATAGTGGTGTGGTAATAAAGGGTAAAGCTGTTACTTATTCAAAATCAGAAATTTATATAACTGAATAG
- a CDS encoding YitT family protein: MQILKTVKSYLLMTIGLFIFVFSWTAFLIPHEIAGGGVSGLASVINYATGFDVSYSYLIINAVLLGIGFLVLGKAFGFKTIYCIAVAALMFEFLPLIPWVSDIEDKLINSLIGGTMSGIGIGIIFLQGGSTGGTDIVALIIAKYREMSPGRVFIICDLVIIGSVYFIPGKSLEDVIYGYIEMVSFSYVIDMILTGNKQSLQVFIFSSKYAEIADRVSSEMGRGVTALSSMGWYSQSESKMLVVILRKSQLADISAIVKEIDNNAFISVSAVMSVYGQGFDQIKSGKLLWNKKQKES, from the coding sequence ATGCAGATATTAAAGACTGTGAAATCATACCTGTTAATGACAATAGGTCTCTTTATCTTTGTCTTCAGCTGGACAGCATTTCTTATTCCACACGAAATTGCCGGGGGGGGCGTAAGTGGTCTGGCATCAGTAATTAACTATGCAACAGGATTTGATGTATCATATTCCTATCTGATAATTAATGCTGTTCTTTTGGGGATAGGATTTCTTGTTCTCGGCAAAGCGTTTGGATTTAAGACTATTTACTGTATTGCAGTAGCTGCGCTTATGTTTGAATTTCTTCCGCTTATCCCATGGGTTTCTGATATTGAGGACAAGCTTATCAACTCTCTTATCGGAGGTACAATGAGCGGGATTGGAATTGGAATCATTTTCCTTCAGGGAGGAAGTACCGGAGGGACAGATATTGTGGCACTGATTATTGCAAAATACAGGGAGATGTCACCGGGCAGAGTATTCATAATATGTGATCTTGTGATAATTGGCTCAGTTTATTTTATACCGGGTAAATCTCTGGAGGATGTAATTTACGGATATATTGAGATGGTATCCTTCTCTTATGTTATTGATATGATTTTGACCGGAAATAAACAATCTCTTCAGGTTTTTATTTTCTCATCAAAATATGCAGAGATTGCAGACCGGGTGAGCAGTGAAATGGGGAGAGGAGTTACAGCTCTCTCATCAATGGGATGGTACTCTCAGAGTGAAAGTAAGATGTTGGTTGTAATTCTCAGGAAATCTCAGCTTGCAGACATAAGTGCAATTGTTAAGGAGATTGATAATAATGCATTCATATCTGTATCGGCAGTTATGAGCGTATACGGACAGGGTTTTGATCAGATAAAAAGCGGGAAGTTGCTATGGAACAAAAAACAAAAAGAGTCCTAG
- a CDS encoding YitT family protein: protein MEQKTKRVLERLRSYSIITFGLLLYALGWTVFLIPSGLVGGGVTGISAVIFYATGFPVSWSFFIINAALLAVALKVLGKGFGVKTVFAIVAVTLFLDRLPGLIPQELIEDIAIGNGKLLSAMMGGVFSGAGIAITFTQGGSTGGTDIVALMINKYRNISPGKLILYMDIFIILSSLIIPSEASIGERAAIIIYGFVLISVTSYTVDLILSGARQSIQIFIFSQKYQQIADAITPTGRGVTVIDGMGWYTKKEGKILMLIVRRTESNFVFRLVREIDKDAFLSVGNVMGVYGKGFEEMKK, encoded by the coding sequence ATGGAACAAAAAACAAAAAGAGTCCTAGAGAGACTCAGAAGTTACTCAATAATAACTTTTGGCCTTCTTCTCTATGCGCTGGGCTGGACTGTATTTCTTATACCAAGCGGCCTTGTAGGGGGAGGAGTAACCGGTATATCGGCAGTTATATTTTATGCAACAGGATTTCCTGTAAGCTGGTCATTTTTTATAATAAATGCAGCATTACTTGCTGTGGCACTAAAAGTTCTGGGAAAGGGTTTTGGGGTCAAAACAGTATTTGCAATTGTGGCCGTGACACTGTTTCTGGACCGGCTACCGGGTCTGATTCCACAGGAGCTTATTGAGGATATTGCAATTGGCAACGGGAAATTACTATCCGCAATGATGGGGGGGGTGTTTTCAGGAGCCGGTATTGCAATAACTTTCACTCAGGGCGGCAGCACAGGAGGCACCGATATTGTTGCCCTAATGATAAATAAATACAGGAATATATCTCCGGGCAAGCTAATTCTCTATATGGATATATTTATTATCCTAAGTTCGCTTATAATACCAAGTGAAGCCTCAATAGGGGAGAGAGCAGCAATAATTATCTATGGTTTTGTACTTATCAGCGTGACAAGCTATACAGTTGATTTAATATTGTCCGGAGCTCGTCAGTCAATACAGATTTTTATATTCTCGCAGAAATACCAGCAGATTGCAGATGCAATAACCCCCACAGGAAGAGGGGTTACAGTGATTGATGGGATGGGATGGTACACAAAAAAAGAGGGAAAGATTCTCATGCTTATTGTAAGAAGAACAGAGAGCAATTTTGTCTTCAGATTGGTAAGGGAGATTGACAAGGATGCTTTTCTTAGTGTAGGCAATGTAATGGGAGTATACGGAAAAGGCTTTGAAGAGATGAAAAAGTAG
- the gcvT gene encoding glycine cleavage system aminomethyltransferase GcvT translates to MKTTAFTEKHIALGAKMVPFAGYNMPVEYIGITEEHNHVRTGVGVFDVSHMGEIWVKGPNALAFVQYTTSNDVSLLVPGKIQYSCFPNGKGGIVDDLLVYCIDSETYLLVVNASNIDKDYAHLSAVAPKFNITPGRELYNASDEICQLAVQGPLALKAMQKICDQSVEDMEYYTFKKLTVGGIKEAIFSTTGYTGSGGCEIYVSNQDADKLWKAVFEAGEEFGIMPIGLGARDTLRLEMGFCLYGNDIDDTTSPIEAGLGWITKFSEAKGDFIDKDYMLKLKADGLKRKLVGFELIDRGVPRHGYEVCSADGTVIGIVTSGTMGPAVKKAIGMAYVTPEFSKAGSDIYIKVREKLLKAAVVKTPFYKQG, encoded by the coding sequence ATGAAAACAACTGCTTTTACAGAAAAACACATTGCCTTGGGAGCCAAGATGGTTCCATTTGCAGGCTATAACATGCCTGTCGAGTATATCGGAATTACAGAGGAGCACAACCATGTGAGAACCGGTGTGGGAGTATTTGATGTTTCACATATGGGAGAGATTTGGGTAAAGGGGCCAAATGCTCTTGCATTTGTTCAGTATACCACCTCAAATGATGTCTCTCTTCTTGTTCCGGGTAAGATTCAATATTCATGCTTCCCAAATGGTAAAGGGGGTATAGTGGATGATCTGCTTGTATATTGTATCGACAGTGAGACATACCTTCTTGTAGTAAATGCATCAAATATTGACAAGGATTATGCTCATCTTTCAGCTGTTGCTCCAAAATTCAATATTACTCCAGGCAGGGAGCTCTATAATGCATCTGATGAAATATGTCAGCTAGCTGTACAGGGTCCATTGGCACTCAAGGCTATGCAGAAAATTTGTGATCAAAGCGTTGAGGATATGGAGTACTACACCTTCAAAAAGTTAACTGTCGGTGGAATTAAAGAGGCAATTTTCTCAACTACAGGTTATACAGGTTCAGGCGGATGTGAAATTTATGTTTCAAATCAGGATGCAGACAAACTTTGGAAGGCAGTTTTTGAGGCAGGAGAGGAGTTTGGGATTATGCCTATAGGACTTGGTGCAAGAGATACTTTAAGGCTGGAGATGGGCTTCTGTCTGTATGGTAATGATATTGACGATACAACATCGCCTATTGAGGCAGGTCTTGGATGGATAACAAAATTCAGCGAGGCAAAGGGTGATTTTATTGATAAAGATTATATGCTTAAATTAAAAGCAGATGGTCTTAAGAGGAAGCTGGTTGGATTTGAACTTATTGACAGAGGGGTCCCAAGACACGGATACGAGGTTTGCAGCGCAGACGGCACGGTTATTGGTATTGTAACATCAGGAACAATGGGGCCTGCTGTTAAGAAGGCAATAGGGATGGCTTATGTTACCCCTGAATTCTCAAAAGCCGGATCTGATATTTATATCAAGGTGAGGGAGAAACTTCTCAAAGCCGCTGTTGTGAAGACACCTTTTTACAAACAAGGTTAA
- a CDS encoding TonB family protein, which produces MKKFTLIVALLILATAGLFSQNERGADLRKHVEALVADSLMGRGAGSEGEKMAARYIRKVFNESSVELLYPLPGQDFSLVNSNGDTIRSQNIIGIVEGYDPQLKNEFILIGAHYDHLGFNTVKVNGRDSLTIYRGADDNASGVSVMLEVAKMVRSRSFMFKRSVIFAAFGAEERGMVGSWYFVNRAFAQKDKISLMINLDMIGRAVEGRNLYIYTVMPHAELSTLLKDVSDKPLMPTPTIKATDYFPSDHQPFAADGIPVALFTTGLHRDYHSPRDVEKELNYEVMEMTKEYVFNLALDAANMKRMLSRTVFAPKGEINQEDGKPRLYRQEETENPALFLHGREQRFLDRWVYKYLKYPESAIEKGISGRVIIEFTVDYEGKVKDAEIIKSVDYDLDEAALKTIEASPDWKPAKIGGKPVSVRIAVPVEFRLKR; this is translated from the coding sequence ATGAAGAAATTTACTTTGATTGTAGCTCTGCTGATCCTTGCGACGGCAGGGCTATTCTCGCAAAATGAGAGAGGCGCTGACCTCAGAAAACATGTTGAGGCTCTGGTGGCCGACTCCCTGATGGGAAGAGGTGCCGGAAGCGAGGGTGAAAAGATGGCTGCAAGGTACATAAGGAAGGTATTTAATGAGAGTAGCGTTGAACTACTTTATCCCTTGCCGGGACAGGATTTTTCACTGGTGAATAGTAATGGAGACACTATCAGATCACAGAATATCATTGGAATAGTTGAGGGCTATGATCCTCAGCTTAAGAATGAATTCATACTTATAGGAGCTCATTATGACCACCTGGGTTTTAATACAGTAAAGGTAAACGGAAGGGACTCTCTTACCATATACAGAGGTGCCGATGATAACGCCTCAGGAGTCTCCGTGATGCTTGAGGTAGCAAAGATGGTTAGGAGCAGAAGTTTTATGTTTAAAAGATCTGTGATTTTTGCAGCTTTTGGGGCAGAAGAGAGGGGTATGGTAGGCAGCTGGTATTTCGTTAACAGGGCTTTTGCACAGAAGGATAAGATCTCCCTTATGATAAATCTTGATATGATAGGCAGAGCAGTAGAGGGCAGGAATCTTTACATTTATACAGTTATGCCTCACGCTGAGTTATCCACACTTCTTAAGGATGTCTCTGACAAGCCCTTGATGCCAACACCAACAATTAAGGCAACGGATTACTTTCCAAGCGATCATCAGCCTTTTGCAGCAGATGGAATCCCGGTAGCTCTCTTTACAACGGGTCTTCACAGAGATTATCATTCACCAAGAGATGTTGAAAAAGAGCTTAATTACGAGGTAATGGAGATGACTAAAGAGTATGTTTTCAATCTTGCTCTTGATGCTGCAAATATGAAGAGAATGCTCTCCAGAACTGTTTTTGCTCCTAAGGGAGAGATTAATCAGGAGGATGGTAAACCAAGACTTTACAGGCAGGAGGAGACTGAAAACCCGGCACTGTTCCTGCATGGAAGGGAGCAAAGATTTTTAGACAGGTGGGTATATAAGTACCTTAAATACCCGGAGAGTGCGATTGAAAAAGGGATTAGTGGCAGGGTTATTATTGAGTTTACTGTTGATTACGAGGGAAAAGTGAAGGATGCGGAGATAATAAAGTCTGTTGACTATGACCTTGACGAGGCGGCCTTAAAAACAATAGAGGCCTCGCCAGACTGGAAACCTGCAAAGATTGGAGGGAAGCCTGTCTCTGTAAGGATTGCCGTTCCGGTAGAATTCAGGCTTAAGAGATAG
- the leuS gene encoding leucine--tRNA ligase encodes MEYNFSRIERYWQARWASEKTFKADIDKERPKFYVLDMFPYPSGAGLHVGHPLGYIASDIYSRYKRLKGFNVLHPMGYDAFGLPAEQYAIQTGQHPAETTEKNIARYREQLDRIGFSFDWEREVRTCEPEYYKWTQWAFIKMFEHWYSITDQKAKPVEELIEIFGREGNSGVNAACGEVNQFSAEEWRAMSENEKADILMQYRIAYLGETSVNWCPALGTVLANDEVKEGLSVRGGHPVEQKKMRQWQLRVSAYAERLLRDMEDLDWSDSLKEMQRNWIGRSEGAEMTFKVSNGNQEYSLEIFTTRADTVFGATFMVLAPESEWVERLTTAEQREEVELYLAAAKKKTERERMAESKRVTGVFSGSYAINPFTNEKIPVWIAEYVLAGYGTGAIMAVPAHDSRDYAFARHFNLPVIPLIEGCDVSQESFDAKEGIMCNSGFLNGMTVKQAIPAAIEEVERIGIGRKKVNFRLRDAIFSRQRYWGEPFPIFYKEGIATPMPHSALPLELPEVDKFLPTESGEPPLARAENWSFDGWPLEKSTMPGFAGSSAYFLRYMDPRNTEALVSKEANSYWRDVDLYIGGTEHATGHLIYSRFWNKFLYDLGFVCEKEPFRKLINQGMIQGRSNFVYRIKGTSKFVSTGLKDEYDTTEIHVDVNIVNNDRLDIDAFRKWMPDYENAEFILENGEYICGWAVEKMSKSMFNVVNPDTVCDKYGADTLRMYEMFLGPLEQSKPWDTNGIDGVHRFLKRFWRLFFNKENFFVSEEDANPSELKVLHKLIGKVQSDIESFSFNTSVSAFMIAVNDLYELSCNKRAVLEPMVILISPFAPHIAEELWGMLGNTSSVTYAKFPAYIEKFTIENTFEYPVSFNGKLRFKLELDRSLSAAEIEAAVRSDENTLRFLSGGGIKKIIVVPGKIINVVC; translated from the coding sequence ATGGAGTACAATTTTTCCCGGATAGAGAGATACTGGCAGGCCAGGTGGGCCTCTGAAAAGACATTTAAAGCTGATATTGACAAAGAGAGACCCAAGTTTTATGTACTGGATATGTTCCCATATCCCTCAGGTGCGGGACTTCATGTAGGGCACCCGCTGGGTTACATTGCAAGCGATATATACAGCAGATACAAGCGACTAAAGGGTTTTAACGTACTCCACCCTATGGGATACGACGCTTTCGGCCTTCCGGCAGAGCAGTATGCCATTCAGACAGGTCAGCATCCGGCCGAAACAACCGAGAAAAACATTGCCAGATACAGAGAGCAGCTGGACAGAATAGGCTTCTCTTTTGACTGGGAGAGAGAGGTCCGTACTTGTGAACCTGAGTATTATAAATGGACCCAGTGGGCATTCATCAAAATGTTTGAGCACTGGTACAGCATTACAGATCAAAAGGCAAAACCGGTTGAGGAGCTTATAGAAATATTTGGTCGGGAAGGGAATTCAGGTGTCAATGCTGCCTGCGGTGAGGTTAACCAATTCTCGGCAGAGGAGTGGAGGGCGATGAGTGAGAATGAGAAGGCAGATATCCTTATGCAGTACAGAATTGCATATCTGGGAGAGACTTCTGTAAACTGGTGTCCGGCATTGGGTACCGTTCTTGCTAATGATGAGGTTAAGGAGGGGCTATCTGTAAGGGGAGGTCATCCTGTGGAACAGAAGAAGATGAGACAGTGGCAGCTGAGGGTTTCGGCCTATGCCGAAAGGCTGCTCAGGGATATGGAGGATCTCGACTGGAGTGACTCCCTGAAGGAGATGCAGAGAAACTGGATTGGACGCTCAGAGGGGGCTGAGATGACCTTCAAAGTATCTAATGGTAATCAGGAGTATAGTCTGGAGATATTTACAACCCGCGCAGATACTGTTTTTGGAGCCACATTTATGGTTTTGGCGCCAGAGAGCGAATGGGTAGAGAGGCTAACAACAGCAGAACAGAGAGAGGAGGTTGAGTTATACCTTGCTGCCGCTAAAAAGAAGACTGAAAGGGAGAGAATGGCAGAGAGCAAGAGAGTGACAGGTGTTTTCAGCGGCAGTTATGCCATAAATCCATTTACAAATGAAAAAATACCGGTTTGGATTGCCGAGTATGTACTTGCGGGCTATGGCACTGGTGCAATCATGGCTGTTCCTGCCCATGACAGCAGAGACTATGCCTTTGCCAGACATTTTAACCTCCCCGTGATACCTCTTATTGAGGGATGCGATGTTTCGCAGGAGAGTTTTGATGCAAAGGAGGGTATTATGTGCAACTCCGGATTTCTGAATGGGATGACTGTAAAACAGGCAATTCCTGCAGCAATTGAGGAGGTGGAGCGCATAGGAATTGGCAGAAAAAAGGTTAATTTCAGGCTCAGAGATGCTATTTTTTCCCGTCAGAGATACTGGGGGGAGCCCTTCCCCATTTTTTACAAAGAGGGGATAGCTACACCGATGCCTCATTCGGCCTTACCACTCGAACTTCCGGAAGTAGATAAATTCCTTCCGACAGAGAGCGGTGAGCCACCACTTGCAAGGGCAGAAAACTGGAGTTTTGACGGATGGCCTTTAGAGAAGAGCACAATGCCCGGCTTTGCAGGCAGCAGTGCTTATTTCCTGAGATATATGGATCCTCGGAACACAGAGGCACTTGTCTCAAAGGAGGCAAATAGTTACTGGAGAGATGTTGACCTCTATATAGGTGGTACAGAACACGCCACAGGGCACCTTATCTACTCAAGATTCTGGAATAAGTTCCTTTATGACCTCGGATTTGTTTGTGAAAAAGAGCCTTTCCGTAAACTTATCAATCAGGGTATGATTCAGGGAAGATCCAATTTTGTTTACAGGATAAAAGGGACCAGTAAATTTGTATCAACCGGGCTAAAAGATGAATACGATACCACTGAAATTCATGTTGATGTAAATATCGTAAACAATGACCGCCTGGATATTGATGCCTTCCGTAAATGGATGCCGGACTATGAAAACGCTGAATTTATTCTTGAAAATGGAGAGTACATTTGCGGCTGGGCAGTTGAGAAGATGAGTAAATCTATGTTCAATGTGGTAAACCCGGACACTGTATGCGATAAATATGGAGCAGATACTCTGAGGATGTATGAAATGTTCCTTGGCCCGCTGGAGCAGAGCAAACCATGGGATACAAATGGTATTGACGGAGTTCACAGATTCCTCAAAAGGTTCTGGAGACTTTTCTTCAACAAGGAGAACTTCTTTGTCTCGGAAGAGGATGCTAATCCATCAGAACTTAAAGTGCTTCACAAACTTATTGGCAAAGTACAGTCAGATATCGAGAGTTTCTCCTTCAATACAAGCGTAAGCGCCTTTATGATAGCAGTTAATGATCTGTATGAGCTTAGCTGCAACAAAAGGGCTGTTCTTGAACCAATGGTAATACTGATCTCCCCGTTTGCCCCACACATAGCTGAGGAGCTTTGGGGAATGCTTGGCAATACATCAAGCGTTACCTATGCTAAATTCCCGGCTTATATTGAGAAATTCACAATTGAGAATACATTTGAGTACCCGGTATCTTTCAATGGAAAACTGAGGTTTAAACTTGAGTTGGATCGTTCTCTATCTGCAGCAGAGATTGAAGCAGCAGTAAGGTCTGATGAAAACACCCTGCGATTTTTATCAGGGGGAGGTATTAAAAAGATAATAGTGGTTCCCGGTAAGATTATTAATGTAGTTTGCTGA
- a CDS encoding VOC family protein, with product MAKFRFIHNNINVLDLQKSLDFYKKALGLDEVRRITPEDGSFIIVYLSDGLPGGHQLELTWLRDWERPYNLGDNEFHLAFRTDNYEEAHKLHQEMGCICYENPKMGIYFINDPDGYWLEVLPTR from the coding sequence ATGGCAAAATTCAGATTTATACATAATAACATAAATGTCCTTGACCTGCAGAAGAGTCTTGATTTTTACAAAAAGGCCCTGGGTCTTGACGAAGTAAGAAGAATTACTCCTGAGGATGGATCTTTTATTATTGTCTATCTTTCAGATGGTCTCCCCGGAGGTCATCAGCTGGAGCTAACCTGGCTGAGGGATTGGGAGAGGCCCTATAATCTGGGAGATAATGAATTCCATCTTGCTTTCAGGACGGATAATTATGAAGAGGCTCATAAACTCCATCAGGAGATGGGATGTATCTGCTATGAAAATCCCAAAATGGGCATATATTTTATAAATGATCCCGACGGCTACTGGCTGGAGGTATTGCCAACAAGATAA
- a CDS encoding PAS sensor protein, which translates to MKVRHFDWAEELECAVTVCDSDGVVVYRNSKSAKTFEKYGELLGKNLRECHGEKSWEMIQRMLASGESNSYTIQKDGIKKLIHQTPWRVGGKIKGLVEFSIVLPPELPHFIR; encoded by the coding sequence ATGAAAGTCAGGCATTTTGATTGGGCAGAGGAGCTTGAGTGCGCTGTTACAGTTTGCGATTCAGATGGAGTGGTTGTATACAGAAATTCAAAATCTGCAAAGACATTTGAAAAGTACGGAGAGCTGCTTGGTAAAAATCTGAGAGAGTGTCACGGAGAGAAGTCCTGGGAGATGATTCAGCGTATGCTTGCTTCAGGGGAGTCAAATTCATATACTATTCAAAAAGATGGTATAAAGAAGTTGATACACCAGACTCCCTGGAGAGTGGGTGGCAAAATCAAAGGTTTGGTTGAGTTTTCTATAGTGCTGCCCCCGGAGCTTCCTCATTTTATAAGATAA
- a CDS encoding DUF389 domain-containing protein, with protein sequence MSKFYQQVKEIANFADQVDITGTIESIKKNIDFKGPNVWILAFAVIVASVGLNVNSTPVIIGAMLISPLMGPIIGTGMAVGINDSLLLKRSLKNLGIMVVISLMASTLFFIISPLSLDEPTELLARTRPTIYDVFIAFFGGLAGIVEGSRKEKGTVIAGVAIATALMPPLCTAGYGIANLNLTYFAGAIYLFSINSLFIALATFIMVRYLHFPLVKFEDPVKQRRVRRTISIVTVLMIIPSIYTAVVVIRENTFNVSAKQFVNDNKTLENSYIYDYKINHSGGASTLELSIAGEPLREGQKEMLYSSVEKFGIGRAYLTIKESATADALDEAGVVKSIFERSDLEIQKREEMLRKMESELNAIKSREIPYRQIAEEILAQHPGLTFFSIARGASVNLSDFNASDKIMVMATWKEPLSDSDIKKLESWLSVRLGEKNIIITQVN encoded by the coding sequence ATGTCAAAATTTTATCAACAGGTAAAAGAGATTGCAAACTTTGCAGACCAGGTAGATATTACCGGAACAATTGAGAGTATTAAGAAAAATATTGACTTTAAGGGACCTAATGTTTGGATTCTTGCATTTGCTGTAATTGTTGCCTCAGTTGGGCTTAATGTAAATTCCACACCTGTTATTATTGGTGCCATGCTTATCTCCCCACTGATGGGACCAATCATCGGTACCGGGATGGCAGTGGGAATAAATGATTCTTTACTTCTTAAGCGCTCCCTTAAGAATCTTGGTATTATGGTTGTCATAAGCCTGATGGCATCTACACTTTTTTTCATAATATCTCCGCTGAGTCTTGATGAGCCAACAGAGCTCCTTGCAAGGACAAGGCCAACAATATATGATGTCTTCATTGCTTTTTTTGGTGGTTTGGCCGGAATTGTTGAGGGATCAAGGAAGGAGAAGGGTACAGTAATAGCAGGAGTTGCAATTGCAACCGCTCTTATGCCTCCTCTCTGTACTGCCGGATATGGTATTGCGAATTTGAACCTTACTTACTTTGCAGGAGCAATATATCTGTTCTCAATTAACTCACTCTTTATAGCGCTTGCTACATTTATTATGGTGAGATACCTTCATTTCCCTCTTGTAAAATTTGAAGATCCTGTAAAACAGAGGAGAGTAAGAAGAACTATCAGTATTGTAACAGTACTCATGATAATTCCAAGTATCTATACAGCGGTAGTTGTAATAAGGGAAAACACATTTAATGTATCAGCAAAGCAGTTTGTCAATGACAATAAGACTCTTGAAAACAGCTATATATATGATTATAAAATTAATCACTCAGGGGGTGCTTCTACTCTTGAATTATCAATTGCCGGAGAGCCTCTCAGGGAGGGGCAGAAAGAGATGCTTTACTCCTCTGTTGAAAAATTCGGAATTGGAAGGGCATATCTTACAATTAAAGAGAGTGCTACAGCTGATGCTCTTGATGAGGCTGGTGTTGTAAAGAGCATTTTTGAGAGGAGTGATCTTGAAATACAGAAGAGAGAGGAGATGTTGAGAAAAATGGAGTCTGAGCTTAACGCTATAAAGAGCAGAGAGATCCCATACAGACAAATTGCAGAGGAGATTCTGGCACAGCATCCCGGGCTTACTTTTTTCTCCATAGCTCGTGGAGCCAGTGTTAATTTGTCTGATTTCAATGCAAGCGATAAAATAATGGTAATGGCAACCTGGAAAGAACCGCTCTCTGATTCTGATATAAAAAAGCTGGAGAGCTGGCTCTCTGTAAGATTGGGTGAGAAGAACATAATAATTACCCAGGTTAATTAA
- a CDS encoding SPOR domain-containing protein yields the protein MKKLISLLFAASLIFTLTGCDWVRSTLGMPTSDDLKEFRQLAEDTQKVKPETPAPDSITQDTIVPVQNIQKKEYAETAVPVDGMRFFVIAGSFEEEKNADKMAAYLSESGYKPIRLIFRNGFNVVASSGHKEMGEAYASLRNLLELDFSPEDIWIYDALKQKLHTEIK from the coding sequence ATGAAAAAGCTTATCTCTCTCTTATTTGCAGCATCTCTGATTTTTACATTAACCGGTTGTGACTGGGTGCGTTCTACACTGGGAATGCCCACATCAGATGATCTTAAAGAATTCAGACAATTGGCAGAAGATACACAAAAAGTAAAACCTGAAACTCCAGCTCCTGACTCTATAACTCAGGATACTATAGTACCGGTGCAAAACATTCAAAAGAAAGAATATGCAGAGACTGCAGTACCTGTTGATGGTATGAGGTTTTTTGTTATAGCCGGTAGTTTTGAAGAGGAGAAGAACGCAGATAAAATGGCTGCATACCTTAGCGAAAGCGGATACAAACCTATACGATTAATATTTCGCAACGGATTCAATGTTGTAGCATCATCAGGACACAAGGAAATGGGTGAAGCTTACGCCTCTCTCCGGAACCTCCTTGAACTTGATTTTAGTCCTGAGGATATATGGATATACGATGCATTAAAACAAAAATTACATACAGAAATTAAATAG